The region CCGTGGAGGACATTGCGAAGGAATTGTTCGAGGAGATGGGTGTTTAGGGAATGGGGCGATACAGACTCACGCCATCGGCCAGGGAAGATATCAGGAATATACTCCGGCGTAGCGTGGAGAACTGGGGCAAGCCACATGCCACGAAGTACACCGAGAAACTTTCCGACTGTCTAACTCGCATCGGCAATAACGATATCCAGTGCAGGCGTATCGACGAAATTCCAGAACTCTACATGGCACGTTGCGAACCTCACAATGTATTCTTCCTGCGGGGAAAGCCCAACCAGGTTGTTGCCATCCTGCATGAACGCATGGATTGCCTGAAGCATTTGAAAGAGCGACTTTCCAGCTGACTCCTGGAATGACGGGGACTGGAGCCCGCGACGGTTTGCGCCCAGCCGCGCAAGCGCAAGATACCACCTTCGAATCGCGGGGGACTGTACCCGGAGAAATCGACTTTTGGGGGTACAGCCTTTCATGACGCTTCGCGTTACTCGTTAAGGATGAAATACTGCTCCTGACTGTTGGCGCTCTTCTGACGTCTCGCACCCACAAGCCTTTGCGGCGGAGCCGCAGAGCTTGAGGGTGGCACCCGCGGCTCCCTTTGAAATTTCAGAGCAGCCACTGGCTGGTTTGGGGCTGATTGCTCCGGATCTGCGCTGAATTGCCAGCCAGAAGCAGTTCCCCCTACCCCGCCAGCGCGGCGTCGACGGCTTCGTCCATGGACTGGGTGAAGCGGAGGAAGCCCGCTTCTTCCCGGATACCGGCCTTATCCAGCTTGCGAATAAGCGCGGGGTCGAGGTCGTTGATCACGGCGCGGATGCCGGATTTCCGGAAGTGCGCCAGGATGGATTCCAGCGCGACCATGCCGGTCATGTCGAGCATGTTCACGTCCGACATTTCGAGGATGACGGCTTCCACATCCCCGGGCACGCTGGTGAGCGCGCGGAGGGCCTTTTGCGCGGAGCCGAAGAACATCGCGCCGTTGATATCGTAGACCAGTACGCTGGAGGGCAATTCGCGCGAGCGCGGGTGCTCGTTGTGGGCGTGTTCGATCAGTTCGACGCCCGTGAGTTCGATGCTGCGCCGCACGAAGAGGACGGCGGCCAGGCCCATGCCCACGGCGATGGCGATTTGCATGTCGAAGAGCACGGTCATCCCGAAGCAATTCAATAAGGTGAAGATGTCGCGGCCCGGCGCCACCTTCAAAATCCGCGCGAAATGGCGCGCCTCGCTCATGTTCCACGCAACGACCAGCAGCAACGCGGCGATGGACGCCATGGGCACATAGGCCAGCAGCGGCGCGAGCACCAGAATCGACAGCAGAATAAACAGCGCGTGCACGACGGACGCCAGCGGTATGGTGGCTCCGGCGCGGACGTTCGCGGCGGTTCGCGCGATCGCGGCGGTGGCCGGGATCCCGCCGAAAAAGGGCACGATCATGTTGCCCAGGCCCTGGCCTATTAGCTCGTCGTTCGGGTCGTGGCGCTTGCCCGACATGCCATCGGCCACCACGGCGCACAGGAGCGACTCCAGGGCGGCGAGCATGGCGATAGCGAAGGCGGGCCCGATCAGATTGCGCAGCAGCGCATAGCTGAGGCCCACCGGCGCGCCGTCGCCGCCGGGCAGGGTCCACGGGAGCGCGAAACCCGGAAGCACGGGCGGAATCCCGCTGCCCGCGACGCCGTTGAGTTCATAGTGGAACTGCGATCCGATGGTGGCGACTTCGAAGCCCTCGATGTACCGGGAGGCCAGGAAGGCGGCGACGGAACCGGCGAGGATGCCCGCCAGGTGGTAGGGAAAGCGCGTGCGAAGGCGCATCCACACGAGAATCACGGCCAGGGTCAGCGCGCCCACGCCAGCTTCCCGCGCGTTGGCCTCGGGGAGCGCCCGCACCATGATGGCGACATGCTCGATGAAGTCGTTGCCGGTCGCAGTCACGGGGAGGCCTAGAAAATCCTTCACCTGCAGGGTGGCGATCACCACGCCGATACCCGCGGTGAAGCCCACGGTGACGGGGTAGGGCACGATCTGGATCAGGCCGCCGAGCCGGAGCAGCCCCATGCCCACCAGGATGCATCCCGCCAGGAAACCCGCGCACAGGAGGCCGCCGATGCCGTATTGCTGGACAATCGGCAGTAATATGACGACAAACGCGGCGGTCGGTCCGGAGATGTTCACCTTGGAGCCGCCGGTCAGGGCGATCACAATTCCCGCGACGACGGCGGTGTAGAGCCCGTGCTGCGGCGCGACCCCGCTGGCGATGGCCAGCCCCATCGACAGGGGCAGCGCCACCACGCCCACCGTGAGCCCGGCGAAAATATTCGCCTGGATCTCGGTACGGCCGGGCTTGCTCTGGATGGATCGGGTCAGTGCGGAAAACATGGTCGGGTTCTCCCGGGGCGGGCAGGGGAATGGGGCGGGGCCCGGGATTGGGCTCACTGGAGCGATCATAGCGGAGCAGGCTGGCGGAATGCGAGTTGGGGAGTGACTACGGAAACACCGGGCGCCCGGCAATGACGGCGCGGAGAGACTGACCTAGCGCGTGGGTGGCCTCCGCATCACTCGAATTCGATACCGTACAGCGCCGCCTGGTACAGTTTGAACGTCAAGGTCACCGGTTCCTCCAGTTTGTGAATTGCTTCGGTTTCGCCGCCCCAGCTTATGGGTGTCCAGTGCCGGTCGCCGATAACCGGATCGCAATGCTCGAAAGTACGTCCTTCGCTTCCGAGCACCTCCACCTTAATCCATCCGGTGCGTTTTGTCACGGCGTTGAGCTTGATCGTCTTTCCCGGTGGAATAATCGGGATCATCGTGAAGCAGCCTTCACCACCGGCCTCTAGTGCCACCATCCGCCCCTTCGGCCACACGGCGTAGCCCACCCCGCCCGAACGGATACCACGCGGGTACTTGTGTGAAACGTTGTGTCCGAGGTAGGGGAGGCCCCAGTCGCCATTCCCCAATTCCACGAGGTCCGGCATTCCCCAGATACAGCCCCCGTCCCACTGTCCAAAGGGCCGCGTTTCAAGCAGGTTTCCGCCGGGAACCCAGTGCCAGACCCGTCCATCGTGGCTCGAGGCCATGGTGATTCGCGTCGTGTCGTCGATGGACGCGTTCCAGAGGGTGGGAAACATCAGGTGCTGGTCCGGCGCGCCTGGCACCGTCGTATAGCTGTTCGTATACAACTGTTCCGACGGCAGCATGTCCGGCGACGGCTCCAGAATCATCGTCGAGGGTGGAAACTCGCGGAAATTGTCCGATTCAGTCCTTCCGATGGCCCGGCGGCCCACGCCGGTCCAGTTCCCGCGAATATCCACCGGCCAGTCCCCGGCGGCTGGCCCCACGGACCAGAAGCGCGTGTAAATAACATACTTCTTTCGCTGGACATCGTAGTAGGCCGTGTTCAGCGTGTCGCAGTATTCCACCACAAGCGGCTCGGGCAATGTGGTCCAGGCAATCCCATCCGGCGATACGCTGGCGCGGAGGCAGCTTACCTTGTCCTGTTCGCCCAGGAGGAAAACGGCTTTGGGCTCCCAGCCGTCCGGCCGCTTCTCGCGGAAGGCATCAAACTGCGCGCGGGTCAGGTGTCCGGTCCAGACCGCCTTAAACCGCTCTTCGGCCGGCGCGATCGGGTCAATGAAGATGTGCAGGACACCGTCCTCGTGCAGTGGGTCCAGAACCAGGTCCGCCTTCTTCTCCCATTGGAGACCGTCCGTCGACTCGTAGTACTCCGACGACGTCCAGCCCTTGTAGACGTCGCCGTCCTTGAGTATCATGCGATAGGGCATGTCAAGTGGCCCGATGACCTGAGGCTTCCGCGCGCGAATCGTGATACCGCGCGGCGGATGTATACCGACATGTTGAGCGCCCCACAGGTCGGAATCTCCTTCTACGTATACGCTATTTCCCGTGTCGTCGCGCCAGTCCAGGTCGCCCGGTTGGATGTAGTACCAGTTGGTGAATACGATGCGGTTGCCCAGCAGCTGGTAGGGCTTCCCAAGCACGACGCGGTCCGTGGTTATGCCAGGCAAGACCTCATACTCTGCACGCGCCTGAGATCCGGGTCCCAGCGCCAATAGAGCAATCGCATGCGCCACCCAGATCCCATGCCCAAGCCCAGCACTGGGAATCTTGCGTTCTACCCACATTGCATCACCTCTGCAAGTTGAAGCCAATGGTCACGAACCGTAGTATAATCTCCAACCGGCCCCGAGTTATCCAATATGCGCTCAGCAGAGGGATGGGTCTTGCCGACGTGCTTACCGTGTCCCCTTCTTCTTGCAGGGCCTGACCGGACCCGAAATAAAGGAGTAGCAATTATGTTTCGAACCGTCGCTTTCAATCTGGTCGGCCTGGCGCTGGCGGCTGGTTTTCTCACCCCTGCCCCCGCGGAAGGCCCGAAGAAGCTCCTGCTCATGGCGGGGACGCCGAGCCATGGGCCGGGCGAGCACGAGTTCAACGCCGGCGTGCTGTTGCTGGCGCAATGCCTGGAATCCGTGGAAAACCTGGAGGTCGTCGTGCAGCTCAATGGCTGGCCGGAAGACGAATCCAAATTCGAGGGCGTCGACGGCATCCTGCTGTACATGGACGGGGGCGCGCGGCATCCCGCGGTGCAGCCGGGTCGTCTCGAATTCCTGGGCAACCTCATGGATCAGGGCGTGGGCCTGATGTGCGCGCACTACGGCGTGGAGGTCCCCGCCGAGAACGGCGGCGCGGAGTTCAAGCGCTGGATCGGAGGCTATTACGAGACCGCGTTTTCCTGCAACCCCATGTGGAGCCCGGACTACGCCAACCTGCCCGATCACCCCATCGCGAAGGGTGTGCGGGGCTTCCAGATCCGCGACGAGTGGTACATGAACATGCGCTTCCGCGAGGACATGAGCGGCGTGGCGGAATTGCTGGTGGCGACGCCGCCGGACGAGGTACGCGATGGCCCGTATGTCTATCCGAAGGGCCCCTACGAACACATCCAGGCCGAGAAGGGGGAGCCCGAAACCATGATGTGGGCGGTGGAGCGCCCCGATGGCGGGCGGGGTGTCGGCTTTACCGGCGGCCACTTCCATAAGAACTGGGGCGACGACAATTTCCGCAAGGCGGTGCTGAACGCGCTGGTCTGGATAACCGGGATGGACGTGCCGGAGGGCGGCGTGGAATCGGTGGTGACGGAGGACGACCTGGCGAAAAACCTGGATCCGAAGGGCTGAAAGCGGGCGCGGGCGACAGTCATGGGACACAGAAGGACCAACGAGACTCAAGGCGGCAAAGGGCCCGCGACGACGAAAGTCCCTGCCGTCTCTGCTGTCCCTGACGTCCCTGCAATGCTTCACGGCGCGCAGGCCGTCCCCGCCGCCATACCCCCCACCCGGGAGACACCATGACCGATCAACCTATCCGCTGGGGAATCCTCGGCACGGGCGCCATCGCGAATACCTTCGCAACCGCGCTCGCTTCGCTCGACGATGCCGTCCTCCAGGCCGTCGGATCGCGTTCGCGGGAGAGCGCGGACCGGTTCGCCGATGCCCACGGCATTCCCAACCGCCACGGGACCTACGAAGCGCTGGCGGCGGATCCCGACGTGGATGTGGTGTATATCGCGACGCTGAACTCGCTCCACCACGACAACGCGATCCTGTGCATCGAGCACGGCAAGGCGGTATTGTGCGAGAAGCCCTTCACGATCAACCGCGCCCAGGCGGAGGTGGTGCTGGCGTTGGCGCGCGAAAAGGGCGTGTTCATCATGGAGGCGATGTGGACGCGCTTCATTCCGGCGGTCCAGCAGGCGCGCGCGTGGATCGACGAGGGCGCGATCGGCGCGGTGCGCATGGTGCAGGCGAATTTCGGGTTCCGCCACGACGCGGCCCCGCTCTTTGATCTCGCGCTCGGCGGCGGCAGCCTGCTCGACGTGGGGATCTACCCCATTACGCTCGCGCACTTCGCCTTCGGCGGAAACCCCACGCAAATTCGCGGCCTGGCGACGATTGGCCGGGGCGGCGTGGATGAGCAGGCGGCCTTCGTGCT is a window of Candidatus Hydrogenedentota bacterium DNA encoding:
- a CDS encoding type II toxin-antitoxin system RelE/ParE family toxin, producing the protein MGRYRLTPSAREDIRNILRRSVENWGKPHATKYTEKLSDCLTRIGNNDIQCRRIDEIPELYMARCEPHNVFFLRGKPNQVVAILHERMDCLKHLKERLSS
- the dauA gene encoding C4-dicarboxylic acid transporter DauA; its protein translation is MFSALTRSIQSKPGRTEIQANIFAGLTVGVVALPLSMGLAIASGVAPQHGLYTAVVAGIVIALTGGSKVNISGPTAAFVVILLPIVQQYGIGGLLCAGFLAGCILVGMGLLRLGGLIQIVPYPVTVGFTAGIGVVIATLQVKDFLGLPVTATGNDFIEHVAIMVRALPEANAREAGVGALTLAVILVWMRLRTRFPYHLAGILAGSVAAFLASRYIEGFEVATIGSQFHYELNGVAGSGIPPVLPGFALPWTLPGGDGAPVGLSYALLRNLIGPAFAIAMLAALESLLCAVVADGMSGKRHDPNDELIGQGLGNMIVPFFGGIPATAAIARTAANVRAGATIPLASVVHALFILLSILVLAPLLAYVPMASIAALLLVVAWNMSEARHFARILKVAPGRDIFTLLNCFGMTVLFDMQIAIAVGMGLAAVLFVRRSIELTGVELIEHAHNEHPRSRELPSSVLVYDINGAMFFGSAQKALRALTSVPGDVEAVILEMSDVNMLDMTGMVALESILAHFRKSGIRAVINDLDPALIRKLDKAGIREEAGFLRFTQSMDEAVDAALAG
- a CDS encoding ThuA domain-containing protein is translated as MFRTVAFNLVGLALAAGFLTPAPAEGPKKLLLMAGTPSHGPGEHEFNAGVLLLAQCLESVENLEVVVQLNGWPEDESKFEGVDGILLYMDGGARHPAVQPGRLEFLGNLMDQGVGLMCAHYGVEVPAENGGAEFKRWIGGYYETAFSCNPMWSPDYANLPDHPIAKGVRGFQIRDEWYMNMRFREDMSGVAELLVATPPDEVRDGPYVYPKGPYEHIQAEKGEPETMMWAVERPDGGRGVGFTGGHFHKNWGDDNFRKAVLNALVWITGMDVPEGGVESVVTEDDLAKNLDPKG
- a CDS encoding Gfo/Idh/MocA family oxidoreductase produces the protein MTDQPIRWGILGTGAIANTFATALASLDDAVLQAVGSRSRESADRFADAHGIPNRHGTYEALAADPDVDVVYIATLNSLHHDNAILCIEHGKAVLCEKPFTINRAQAEVVLALAREKGVFIMEAMWTRFIPAVQQARAWIDEGAIGAVRMVQANFGFRHDAAPLFDLALGGGSLLDVGIYPITLAHFAFGGNPTQIRGLATIGRGGVDEQAAFVLGYDGGGLALLGSAIQTKTPYDGYIMGTDGLITLHGTFWNAEMVSLERPGQDTVTREFPHPCNGYEYEAQEVHRCLRAGALESATMPHQTTLEILETMDHIRLQWGLRYPIEE